The sequence below is a genomic window from Serratia nevei.
CTGGATGACCAACCAGGTCAAGCTTCAGCGCCGGGCCGCAAGCCATGTAGTTTTTCAGGCCGGTCGTTTGCATAGGCCCGCGTCCGCGATACTTCCAACCATCCCCGCTGGCGCTGTTACCCATTCGTCCGCCGTAGACCAGATTGGCAATAGCTTCCTGCTTGGCTGGCTGCTGAGCTGTACGCCCCAACATCCGGCACTGATAGTCAGTCAACCGCTTGGCTTTCGATTTAGGGCCGAATGTAGCGATCAGGCCATCAACGCTGTAGTTGAATGATTCGACCTTGGCCGTGAAGCCGTTCGACTCATGGCCGATTTGCGCGATAAACATCGCCTGCTCTAACGGCTTGTTGATGCCGAATTCTGCAAACGTTACGAGCAGATGCGGATACCAGCGCGCAGCTAACCCGGCGCTGATACCTGCCGCCCGTTGAAAGTCGTTTTGTGTCATAGGTCTATCTCAAGAAAGGTTTAGCCAGGTGCATGACATTGCCGCGTGCCGCCAGCACCGTGACGCAAAACGCGATATTGATGAATGTCTCCGACCAATCTGCGCAAACGTACTCACCGGTCAGGATGCGGATTGGTACGGACGCCGCCGCGATAATGAGGAAATAAGCCGCCCATGCGGCTAATGGCCGATGAGTGCCACCAGCCCTGCGAAATGTCATCAGACGCAACGCGATAGCCGTGCAGGCCACCGCATTCACAATCAAGATAATTTCACTGGCCATCACCACTACCTCCCCGCAGCCGCTTAAACCACTGCCCCGGATTTTCCGACTGCTTGCTGATGTACATGAAGATGCGAACCGCCACAGCAGCAGCAACTACAGCACCCAGCGGCCTTTCAGCGTGAATAGCATCCGGGGTCAGGTAGTTGATGGCGTCAGTGACGAACCCAGCCGCCAGCGTGCCAATCATGAACGATGCCAGGAACGACGCCAGACGATGCCAGATTGAAAGATCAGCTGCCGACAGGACATAAATCACAGCACCAGCGAAAGCACCGATGATTACGCCCGTATCTGCTCCCGCCACCAGCCCAGCAATAGTGATACCGCCAATCATGTAAGTCCCTGCGGCGGTACTGGTTACCGGTTCGGACATGAGTTATCTCCTGTGTTAGCTCAGCCGATGCCGGGCGTTAGATGCAAAAAGCCCCAGCAGATGCCGAGGCAGTTCAGTTTTCCGGGAATATCTCCCGTTGTGTTTGTTCGAACCGTTCAGACTCCATCTCTACACCAAGACCGATACGGCCCAGCTTGATAGCTGCCTTGATGGTTGAGCCAGAACCCATGAAGAAGTCGGCCACCACGTCACCGGGGCGGCTACTGGCGCTGATGATGTGCTCCATCATTTCGGCGGGCTTTTCACAGGGGTGCTTGCCAGGGTAGAAGGCAACCGGCGGATAGTGCCAAACGTCAGTGTAGGGAACCGCTGCCGTTACCGTGAAAGGGCGGCGGAGCGATCGGTATTCCTGGCACAATTCCAAATATTCGCGGTTCAGCGTCCGGTATTCTCGCACCAGCTCATGATGGGGCCGATTCAATCCACCAGCCTGCTGCCGCTCTTTTGCGATGCGGTCAAATAACGCCTGGAGCGCCTGATACTGCTTTTCGCTTGGCAACTGCCATTGGCTCTCAGAGAACCAGTGGCTGCACATCTGCGTTTTTGTTGCCGCGTTGATTTCCTTCGCTGACACGCCGAGGGATTGCCGGGCCGTTCTGAAATAATCGATCAGCGGTTTAAAGACGTTTTGCTTCAGTTCTCCACACTTCGCGGCGAAGCCGTCTACCTTCGGTTGTAGAGGCCCGGCATAGTGACCGGCGAAAATGATCCGCTCAGTCGATGGGAAGAAAGCCCGTAGCCCTTCTTTGTGCTGTCGCTTCCAAGCCCCCGAGGGTTTAGCCCACACGATATGGCTCAGCACGTCGAAACGTTGACGCACCAGCAGCTCAGTATCGGACGCCAACCGGCTACCGCAGAACATGTAAAGGCTACCGTTCGGTTTCAGCACCCGCCAGAATTCCACCAGCAACGCATCCAGCCAGGCGAGATACTCGGCCTCGTTCTTCCACTGGTTATCCCAATCGCAAG
It includes:
- a CDS encoding glycoside hydrolase family 19 protein, translating into MTQNDFQRAAGISAGLAARWYPHLLVTFAEFGINKPLEQAMFIAQIGHESNGFTAKVESFNYSVDGLIATFGPKSKAKRLTDYQCRMLGRTAQQPAKQEAIANLVYGGRMGNSASGDGWKYRGRGPMQTTGLKNYMACGPALKLDLVGHPELLEQDLNGMRSAGWYWKVNDCGRNVGDVELTTRRINGGTNGLQDRRERFERACKVLL
- a CDS encoding phage holin family protein produces the protein MASEIILIVNAVACTAIALRLMTFRRAGGTHRPLAAWAAYFLIIAAASVPIRILTGEYVCADWSETFINIAFCVTVLAARGNVMHLAKPFLR
- a CDS encoding putative holin, which translates into the protein MSEPVTSTAAGTYMIGGITIAGLVAGADTGVIIGAFAGAVIYVLSAADLSIWHRLASFLASFMIGTLAAGFVTDAINYLTPDAIHAERPLGAVVAAAVAVRIFMYISKQSENPGQWFKRLRGGSGDGQ
- a CDS encoding DNA-methyltransferase; the protein is MISETRLINADTTAFIKTLPDNSVDLIATDPPYFRVKSCDWDNQWKNEAEYLAWLDALLVEFWRVLKPNGSLYMFCGSRLASDTELLVRQRFDVLSHIVWAKPSGAWKRQHKEGLRAFFPSTERIIFAGHYAGPLQPKVDGFAAKCGELKQNVFKPLIDYFRTARQSLGVSAKEINAATKTQMCSHWFSESQWQLPSEKQYQALQALFDRIAKERQQAGGLNRPHHELVREYRTLNREYLELCQEYRSLRRPFTVTAAVPYTDVWHYPPVAFYPGKHPCEKPAEMMEHIISASSRPGDVVADFFMGSGSTIKAAIKLGRIGLGVEMESERFEQTQREIFPEN